From the genome of Psychrobacter sp. M13:
TTACCGATGAACAACGAGAGCTACAAGAGCTTCGCAAACAAGTTAAACGACTGACTATAGAGCGCGACATCTTAAAAAAGGCCTCAGCTCTGCTAGCCTTGGACAGCCTGAACGGCTATCGCTGATAAGCAAGCTTGCAGAGCAGGACAAACGACTGAGTAAGCGTAAGCTATGTGACTTGTTTGGTGTCATTAGAAGCAGCTATTACTATGGCATACAGACTAAGCCCATTGATATAGAGCGGGTCAAACTCAAAGCCTTGATACGTCAGATATTCAATGATTCAAAGCATTCGGCTGGTGCTCGCACCATTATCGCTATCCTGTCGAATGAGCACAGTATTAGACTGACGCGTTACTTAGCTGCTAAGCTCATGGAGCAAATGGGGTTGGTCAGTTGCCAACTTAAGACACATAAGTACAAGTACGCTGATCAAGAGCATAGAGTGCTTAACAACATCTTAGAACGTAATTTTAGCCCGATAGCGCCTAACCAAGTCTGGACAGGGGATGTGACTTATATTCGTATCAAAGGCGGCTGGTGTTATTTAGCGGTAGTGTTAGATTTGTTTGCACGGCGTGTGGTGAGCTTTAGTGTCTCAGACTCACCCAATAGTACTTTGACCGCTAAAGCACTACAGATGGCGTATCAGACGAGACTCAAACCCAGTGGGGTGCTGTTTCACTCTGATCAAGGCACGCATTACACCAGTAAGAAATTCGCTGACGCAGTAGCCGGCTGTAAGGATATGAAGCAGAGTATGAGCCGAAAAGGTAACTGTTGGGATAATGCGCCAACTGAACGCTTCTTCAGAAGCTTTAAAACAGAGTGGATGCCAAAGGGCGGTTATGAGAATATCGCTGAGGCTAAAAACGCCATTGTTGATTACATCTGGGGTTATTATCAAATCGTAAGACCGCACCGCTTTAATGATTATTTGCCACCAGCTGAAAAAGAGAGACGTTACTTTAATCAAAACCTCTTATCAGGTGTCCTAAATTAGTTGACCACTACACTACGAAGCAAAGGCCTCCTCTGACTTATTATTACACGCTGATATTAATGCTTTTAAACAAGATGCTTATGTGGCAGCCAAACTACAAATAATGGGTAAGGAAGAAATTTATTGGGCATACAATGGCTATAATACCGATAACTTCTTTGCTGCTATCATGTCTGATAATCTTGATTTAATAAACTACTTAATAAATCATCGCGATAAAATAGTAGAAATCAATGAGCCTTATGATAGAAAAGATACCCGTTCTTTCTTCAACAAAAATACCCTGCTGGCATTAGCAGGAGACTGGACTGCATTAAAAGAACGTAGCTTGTTTTTTTTAGAAGATAATAACAAGGATAAACGAGATATTATACGTATACCTGACCATGAGTTTTATATTGCTTTATGTGATAAAGACGTAGAAGCAATGCAAACGGCACTAACCAAACTACTTGAACCTAAACTAGCAAAAAAGGCAGCTTATGATGGTAATAATTGGTTTGATTTTTATCTTCAGATGCAGGTGATACTGTATGCCAAAATCGCAGCAATACATGGCTATGATTTAGATATAAACAGTCCAATTGCACCCAAAGAACTTATAGAATTTAAGCCTTTATCAAACTACTCTGAACCTTATGATTTTATGACAGAGTTTGATTATAAACAACCGCAACAAGACTGGATTAATATGTGGCAGAAACGTATGACAGTAGCTAGCGAGAAAAAGAAGAAAAAAGGACTTTTTTCTTGGCTAAATAAATAGCTTGTTTATAACAAGCGTAGGGACTATCTTGTCAAACTATTTAGTATGCCCCTGCCGAGGGACGAAGCACGAAGCTAACTATTAAAGATATCTAGCCCATGCCCCGTATATTTCACAACCATTAAAAAACTCAAATCTATATAAAATAATAACCAGTCAATAACATAAGCCACAGCTAATATAGGTATGATTGTCAAAAACATAGATTAATTAATAATGAGACCTATTATGAGTGAGCTAAATCAAACACCGCAACAACCGTTAAAAATCGACATCGTATCAGATGTTGTTTGTCCTTGGTGCGTCATTGGCTATAGACAATTGGCACAAGCATTAGCAGAAACTAATACTGAGTATGAGATTCACTGGCACCCATTTGAATTAAACCCTAACATGCCAGCAGAAGGTCAAAACTTGCGCGAGCATGTGGCGCAAAAATATGGCAGCAGTGAGCAAGAGTCGAAGGAGAGTAGAGTCCGTATGACTGAAGCGGGAGAGGCGGTCGGCTTTGACTTCAATTTTAGCGATGACACTCGCATGCACAATACTTTTGACTTGCATCAACTATTGCACTGGGCCAATGGTCAAGGGCGTATGCATGATCTGAAGCAGGCTTTATTTACAGCGCATTTCACTAATAATCGTAATATCTCTGATAGTGCAGTATTGGCAGATATTGCTGCCCAAATTGGTTTAGATCGTGAAGAGGCAGTAGCAGTGCTGAAGGATCAGCGTTTTGCTAATGAGGTGCGTGCCGCTGAACAGTGGGCGCAACAACAAGGCATACAGGGTGTACCAGCGGTGATATTTAATGATCGTCATCTAGTCACTGGTGCACAAGGGGTGGATAATTTTAAAAGTATTTTGCAGCAGTTACAGCAGTTACAGCAGTTACAGCAGTAGATCAGTTGTATTTAAATGATATATTATGAAACTATAAAAAAGAAGAGACTCTAAATAGAGTCTCTTCTTTTTTATACAAATTGAGATGCAATAGGCTAAACCAAAGGATTACTACTCAAAACGATTTAATTCAACTTTTAACTTCTTGGCACAGCTAATAATAGTTCTTCTATCGGCAGCGATAGCGCCATTATCGAGCGCTATCAAGCGCATCGCGACTGTAATATCATAATGGGGGTAGCTGGCATTACGATGAAATAAGCGTTTATCAACGTCGATAAGCTCCGCAAAATCATGCAGCTCTTGCAAGCTATCAGCAAGCATATGACACCATTTATAGCCTCTATGCTCTATACACATAAAATCCACGTATATCGCCATGTTTTCGCACCCTTTCTCAGTCTATTGACTTAATACAATTATAATTTCTACAAGTGGCCACGCTACGATTATAGGCGACAATTAAATATTTTACTCGACTACAATCGTATAAGTTAGTTAAAGTCGATCATTAAAATGATAAAAAGATGGACTAAAGCTGACCGTTATAGGACACTAGCAAAAATAGTCATTTTAAGGGTTAATTCCTTTTAATCATATTTAATTATAGTCAAACAAGGATTAGCATCATGAGTATCAATAGTCAAAAAATCTCTATTAGCGCTACCAAAACCTTAATAGCTGGAGCAGCACTCAGCGCACTATTGGCAAGCTCTGGTTGTGCCACCAATGAGCTACTAGAGAGTAATACTAGAACGACTACCAACACGGTCAATAGTGTCCTCTCGCAAGATCAAATTGTCGCCTTTGGTCGTCCTGCAAGTGCTTTGCCAAAAACGCCTAATGCCACTATGGTCATCGTTGGGGAAAAGAATAGCTACGTGCTCACCCAAGGTGGTACTGAAATGATAAGCCTATTGACTAAACTCGATCCAAAAAATATCAACGTTGAAAATGCTATGAGCTTTACGGTGCCAAACAATGATGGCTACTTTCAGGGACGGATGAAAATGTCTTATGCCAAGCTCAAAGATGAATTTGCGCGTAGTGACTACCAGTTCTTTTTACAAAACGGTGGTCAAGACTGTAGCTCAGATAGTGACTTACGTATTAACGCTCAGCGCTTTTGTTTTGATGTGCCCGTACAAGGCGCTATCTATCCACAAGTTAGCAATCTTAGTATGATTCAGTCGCAGTACAAAGCGCTAAGCAAGCCTTATACTGTGACTTTTTATGGTAAAACCCAGCAAACTCAAACGACAACTAGTGGTGCGAGCACAGGTCAAAAGCTAGTATTATTACCGTTTGCTTTAGCCTTTGATGTAGTAACCTTGCCTTTGCAAATATTAGGCACGGTCGCCAATTAAGTAAAGATATACAATCCATAGATAAGTTTATGACTAAAAAAAAGCACTCAATATTGAGTGCTTTTTATTTTTCGATTTCTGATAAAAGTTAATTAGTAACCGTTATTCAAAACCTGCTGCCAGTATTTACTTCCAAAAAACGGCTTTGTCCACGCGTCTCACCACGACGCTAAGGATGAGGCACTGTTCTGAGTGATAAAGCCATCTGGTGTCTGACCATTGTTAGCCTGCCATAGCTGGAACGCTTTACGAGTGTTAGTACCGATAATGCCATCAGCGCCTTTAGTATCGTAGCCTGAGCTAGTTAAGCGCTGTTGCAAGCGCGTCACTTGTGAGGTCGATAGCGGACGCTCATAGCGCGGCCAAGACTTACGTAGACCGCTCTGTCCTGCGATAGCTTTGCCCAATAAGCTCACGCCAAGCGCGTAGCTTGATGAATTGTTATAGATCTTAATCACATCAAAGTTAGGGCTTAGTAATAGCACTGGACCGTCTTTACCTGCAGGTAGCCACAGCTCCATTTGAGTATTAGCATCCAAAAACACATCTTCAATAGTATCGACACCCATAGCCGCCCAGCGCGCAGCAGACTGCTTGCTACCGACGGTTGAGTAATCAAAAGAGCTTGGCAAAGTGGCCTCATAAAAGGGTGCAAGACCACGTACCCAACCTGATTGGCTCAGATAATTGGCGGTAGAGGCGAGGGCATCCGCGGTCGCCCAAGGGTTGCGATGACCGTTACCATCGCCATCAACGCCAAACTTCATCCAAGTGTCAGGGATAAATTGCGTTTGTCCCATACCACCTGCCCAAGAGCCGTCGAGCTGTGACCAAGACAAATCGCCGCGCTGCAATAGCTCAACTAAGGAGAGCAGTTGAGTCTCAGCGAACTCTTGACGGCGACCATCAAAGGCAAGGCTGGCAAGCGAGCTTGGAATATAGCTATTACCCGTTACCGCGCCAAAAGAGGACTCCATACCCCAAATCGCGGCGATGATTTCACTATTAACGCCATACTGCGACTGTAGCCCAGATAAGTAAGAGCGCTGCTCGGAGTATTTGCTTTTGCCTGTACTGACTCGACCACTCGATACGGCGGAGTCTGCATAATCCCAAGGCATTTTTGAGAATTCAGGCTGACTTGAGTCTAAAGAGATAACTTGCTGATTCAGATAAGTTGAATCAAGCAAACGCCGAACATCATAGCTGCTCTTACCAGTGGCGATCGCGCGCATAGAAAAGTCCGATTTCCAATCATTAAAGCTGCGATAACTTGGTTGCGGCGCGGGCACTGGCGTAACGACAGTAGGCTTTACGATGATAGGCGCTGGCTGAGGTTTGACGGTGATGGTTTGGGTTTGAGTAATGTCAACATTACCCTGACGTATAGGTTTATTGGTCTGTTGCATTGCCTGCTGACCGGTACAACCAGCAGCTAGCAAAACAGGGAAAATAGCGATGTATTGCTTTTTTAACATAATGAAGGTCTCAGATATCAATAAGGACTATAAGCTAGGCGCTATAGAAGTCGATCAGATTTACAGCAAGGTAAAGGTAAAGATTTAACATTAGGCTCTGCCATCTAGCAAAGTTAAAATTAGGGTAGCAATAAATATCTATAAAGTCGATAACTAACTATCTTAGCTCACAATAGACCTAACAAAAAAGCTGCCAATCAATAATTAGCAGCTTTTGATAACGATAGGTTTGTAGTGTTTTATTGAATAACCGTCACATCAAGCGTGACACGGCGGTTTGGCTGCAAGCAGTCAATCTCTTGTTGGCGAGGTAGTGTGGTTGAACACTGCTGGACAGGCTGAGTCTCACCTGCCCCTGTTGCAATGATAGTATTGGCATTCACGCCTTGATTGATCAGATAGCTGCGTACTGTTTGCGCGCGTTTGATGGATAAGTTCATGTTATAGCCATCATCGCCTTTGCGATCGGTATGACCGGTCACAATGATTCTGCTATCACCCATATCTTGATACTGTCTAAGCTTTGAAGCCAGCTCGTCAAGCTCTCGGCGACCTTGATCCAGCATATCTTGGGTATCTGACTTATCAAATCTAAACAGCGCATCAGCGCCTAAGTTAATGCGCTCTTTGATAGGCGCTGGCGGAGCTGGAACTGCAACTGGGGCAGGAGCAGGCATCTGCTGGATGATGGTTTGCGT
Proteins encoded in this window:
- a CDS encoding Imm49 family immunity protein; this encodes MAAKLQIMGKEEIYWAYNGYNTDNFFAAIMSDNLDLINYLINHRDKIVEINEPYDRKDTRSFFNKNTLLALAGDWTALKERSLFFLEDNNKDKRDIIRIPDHEFYIALCDKDVEAMQTALTKLLEPKLAKKAAYDGNNWFDFYLQMQVILYAKIAAIHGYDLDINSPIAPKELIEFKPLSNYSEPYDFMTEFDYKQPQQDWINMWQKRMTVASEKKKKKGLFSWLNK
- a CDS encoding lytic murein transglycosylase, with protein sequence MLKKQYIAIFPVLLAAGCTGQQAMQQTNKPIRQGNVDITQTQTITVKPQPAPIIVKPTVVTPVPAPQPSYRSFNDWKSDFSMRAIATGKSSYDVRRLLDSTYLNQQVISLDSSQPEFSKMPWDYADSAVSSGRVSTGKSKYSEQRSYLSGLQSQYGVNSEIIAAIWGMESSFGAVTGNSYIPSSLASLAFDGRRQEFAETQLLSLVELLQRGDLSWSQLDGSWAGGMGQTQFIPDTWMKFGVDGDGNGHRNPWATADALASTANYLSQSGWVRGLAPFYEATLPSSFDYSTVGSKQSAARWAAMGVDTIEDVFLDANTQMELWLPAGKDGPVLLLSPNFDVIKIYNNSSSYALGVSLLGKAIAGQSGLRKSWPRYERPLSTSQVTRLQQRLTSSGYDTKGADGIIGTNTRKAFQLWQANNGQTPDGFITQNSASSLASW
- a CDS encoding DUF4031 domain-containing protein encodes the protein MAIYVDFMCIEHRGYKWCHMLADSLQELHDFAELIDVDKRLFHRNASYPHYDITVAMRLIALDNGAIAADRRTIISCAKKLKVELNRFE
- a CDS encoding OmpA family protein — protein: MKNHISKVASISALGLAVLGMSGCLGTTHLSDGITDQGQVQVQDIVFPDLDKAWQDQGQFPNRENLSKMRPGVGKDDVYQLLGRPHFSEGQYAREWDYIMKFYMPDNSVKICQYKIIFDKQFKGQEFYWSPADCPPPVAEPQVVTQTIIQQMPAPAPVAVPAPPAPIKERINLGADALFRFDKSDTQDMLDQGRRELDELASKLRQYQDMGDSRIIVTGHTDRKGDDGYNMNLSIKRAQTVRSYLINQGVNANTIIATGAGETQPVQQCSTTLPRQQEIDCLQPNRRVTLDVTVIQ
- a CDS encoding IS3 family transposase (programmed frameshift), whose product is MTSKRREYTREFKLEAVSLVVDHERKVAEVAESLGVGVSTLDNWVRKYHKEQQGIAPATGLALTDEQRELQELRKQVKRLTIERDILKKAFSSASLGQPERLSLISKLAEQDKRLSKRKLCDLFGVIRSSYYYGIQTKPIDIERVKLKALIRQIFNDSKHSAGARTIIAILSNEHSIRLTRYLAAKLMEQMGLVSCQLKTHKYKYADQEHRVLNNILERNFSPIAPNQVWTGDVTYIRIKGGWCYLAVVLDLFARRVVSFSVSDSPNSTLTAKALQMAYQTRLKPSGVLFHSDQGTHYTSKKFADAVAGCKDMKQSMSRKGNCWDNAPTERFFRSFKTEWMPKGGYENIAEAKNAIVDYIWGYYQIVRPHRFNDYLPPAEKERRYFNQNLLSGVLN
- a CDS encoding DsbA family oxidoreductase; this translates as MSELNQTPQQPLKIDIVSDVVCPWCVIGYRQLAQALAETNTEYEIHWHPFELNPNMPAEGQNLREHVAQKYGSSEQESKESRVRMTEAGEAVGFDFNFSDDTRMHNTFDLHQLLHWANGQGRMHDLKQALFTAHFTNNRNISDSAVLADIAAQIGLDREEAVAVLKDQRFANEVRAAEQWAQQQGIQGVPAVIFNDRHLVTGAQGVDNFKSILQQLQQLQQLQQ